A stretch of the Drosophila sulfurigaster albostrigata strain 15112-1811.04 chromosome 2L, ASM2355843v2, whole genome shotgun sequence genome encodes the following:
- the LOC133850905 gene encoding odorant receptor 35a, with protein sequence MARYTPLLADGQRVKLSWPLWLFRFNHIFWPLDERTSANGRRFDYFLAALAWAALMLHNDFELRYLLSQINNLDLLLAGVPTYLILVEGQLRSVHILMHREQLRKVLQNFFSSIYVEAKKEPLIYEGIQRKLRLNRVVCALYLATVSGYVLAPIMMLLRGRKDYLFSMIPAFDVNPLYIFVPFTLSSVYVALQIVTMVFGELALVCELMAHLNGRFRVIKRDLDAAIEKILEARQRPLMAQQMQEVLVQTMRQNVALNRFMAQMEQHFTVQIFILFAFSAILLCALGFKTYVSPSGTYIYPIWFGAKTVELLSLGQMGSDIAYMTNSQSSIYYLSQWEQVLYYSTNSRENLRLMKVITLAIELNYKPFYFTGLSYFYVSLQAVVKILQGAFSYFTFLSSIRLKQV encoded by the exons ATGGCTCGTTACACTCCTCTACTCGCTGATGGCCAACGCGTGAAACTCTCCTGGCCATTGTGGCTGTTTCGCTTCAATCACATCTTCTGGCCACTGGATGAAAGAACCTCAGCGAATGGGCGACGCTTTGATTACTTCCTTGCGGCGCTCGCTTGGGCTGCTCTTATGTTGCACAACGATTTCGAGTTGCGCTATTTGCTTagccaaataaataatttggatCTTCTGCTCGCCGGTGTGCCGACTTATCTCATCCTAGTCGAGGGACAATTGCGAAGTGTTCACATTCTGATGCATCGCGAGCAGTTGCGAAAAGTTCTCCAGAACTTCTTCAGCTCCATCTATGTGGAGGCCAAGAAGGAGCCGCTCATCTATGAAGGCATCCAAAGGAAACTTCGCTTGAAtcgtgttgtgtgtgctctcTATTTAGCCACCGTCTCGGGTTACGTTCTGGCGCCTATTATGATGTTGTTGCGTGGACGCAAGGATTATCTCTTCTCCATGATTCCGGCGTTCGATGTGAATCCTCTCTACATCTTTGTGCCGTTCACATTGAGCAGCGTCTATGTGGCACTCCAGATAGTCACAATGGTATTCGGGGAGCTCGCTTTGGTCTGCGAACTGATGGCGCATCTCAATGGACGTTTTCGGGTGATAAAGCGCGATTTGGATGCAGCTATAGAGAAGATTCTCGAAGCCCGACAACGTCCGCTAATGGCGCAGCAAATGCAGGAAGTTCTGGTGCAAACCATGCGCCAGAATGTTGCCTTGAACCGATTCATGGCGCAAATGGAGCAGCATTTCACTGTGCAAATATTCATCTTGTTTGCCTTCAGCGCCATTCTGCTGTGCGCTCTAGGCTTCAAGACTTATGTG AGTCCTTCTGGCACTTACATTTATCCCATTTGGTTTGGCGCCAAGACTGTGGAGCTGCTCTCGCTGGGACAAATGGGATCGGATATAGCTTATATG ACAAATTCCCAGAGCAGCATTTACTACCTTTCGCAGTGGGAGCAAGTGTTGTATTATTCCACCAATTCTCGTGAGAATCTGCGCTTGATGAAGGTCATCACCTTGGCGATTGAGCTCAATTACAAACCCTTCTATTTTACGGGTCTCTCCTACTTTTATGTCAGCTTACAGGCAGTTGTTAAG ATACTTCAGGGCGCCTTCTCCTACTTTACGTTTCTTAGCTCAATACGTTTGAAgcaagtttaa
- the LOC133850132 gene encoding seminal metalloprotease 1-like has product MRSLLIVSLVVFALAKDISAAPARVETDPELTAGYFEGDMVLEQQGRNGLVNENYRWPNRIIYYFINRNIDQEHRDHILRGIRVLEANSCLVFKEATSDQSYYINVTSEAGGCYSYVGYLNRVQQLNLQNYDIDTGCFRIGTIVHEFLHSLGFYHQHSTWNRDDYVRIAEENITDGTQSNFNKYTNATVDNFGEDYDYSSVMHYTAYAFSKNGEMTIVPLQEGAEELMGQRLQMSDADINKLNTMYRCPRKV; this is encoded by the exons ATGAGGTCTCTGCTGATTGTTTCGCTGGTGGTCTTTGCCCTGGCCAAGGATATCTCAGCTGCCCCAGCTCGCGTGGAAACCGATCCTGAGCTGACGGCCGGATATTTCGAGGGAGACATGGTGCTGGAGCAGCAAGGCAGGAATGGATTGGTCAATGAGAACTATCGCTGGCCGAATCGCATTATCTACTACTTCATCAACAGAAACATAG ATCAGGAACATCGTGATCACATTCTTCGCGGCATTCGCGTTCTCGAGGCCAACTCGTGTCTGGTCTTCAAGGAGGCCACCAGCGATCAGTCGTACTATATAAATGTCACCTCGGAGGCGGGTGGCTGCTACTCATATGTGGGTTATCTGAACCGTGTGCAGCAGCTGAATCTGCAGAACTATGACATCGACACCGGCTGCTTTAGAATCGGCACAATTGTGCACGAATTCCTGCACTCTTTGGGCTTCTATCATCAGCACAGCACCTGGAATCGGGATGACTACGTGCGCATTGCCGAGGAGAACATTACCGATGGCACTCAGAGTAACTTCAACAAGTATACGAATGCCACAGTGGACAACTTTGGCGAGGACTACGATTACAGCAGTGTCATGCACTACACGGCGTATGCGTTCTCCAAGAATGGAGAAATGACGATTGTGCCACTTCAGGAGGGAGCTGAGGAGCTTATGGGACAGCGATTGCAAATGAGTGATGCGGAcatcaacaaattgaatacCATGTACAGGTGTCCGCGCAAAGTCTAA
- the LOC133850219 gene encoding epidermal growth factor-like protein: MLLRYYTLIALLPSGIFAGFCEKTEWRPIKGVLTKKQFKICCPGYKQKITNDRVGFKCEPKCKENCGNGTCISPNSCSCNIGYTNKDKDPAKRCVPVCDGGCGKGECVAPNTCHCEDGYEATKTDHHCAPICSSGCPNGYCESPGNCSCNEGYAQADNQTDAACLPVCATECGEHRKCVAPNTCECLEEYIGKVDACSEHVDGLQVVMDFLKHWMIELAICVASVITLLIVVCICVSRKNRRTKNLVNRSESAIIFNRNNSYYAPSAQLIIEEINQSFEENQKA, translated from the exons ATGCTGCTCCGATATTATACGTTAATTGCATTGTTGCCTAGTGGAATCTTTGCTGGCTTTTGTGAAAAAACAGAATGGAGACCAATAAAAGGAGttttaacaaaaaaa caatttaaaatatgctgtCCTggttataaacaaaaaatcacGAACGACAGAGTTGGTTTCAAATGTGAGCCGAAATGTAAAGAGAATTGTGGCAATGGAACCTGCATCAGTCCCAATAGTTGCAGCTGTAATATTGGATATACTAATAAGGACAAGGATCCAGCTAAAAG ATGTGTGCCAGTCTGTGACGGAGGCTGCGGCAAGGGGGAGTGCGTTGCACCAAACACTTGCCACTGCGAAGACGGCTACGAGGCGACGAAGACGGACCATCATTGTGCCCCAATTTGCAGCAGTGGCTGCCCCAATGGATACTGCGAGTCACCGGGAAATTGTAGTTGCAACGAAGGTTACGCTCAAGCCGATAATCAGACTGACGCTGCTTGCCTGCCTGTTTGTGCAACGGAATGTGGCGAGCATCGCAAATGTGTGGCACCCAATAC CTGTGAATGCCTCGAGGAATATATTGGCAAAGTCGACGCGTGTTCCGAGCATGTGGATGGACTTCAAGTTGTCATGGACTTCCTTAAGCATTGGATGATTGAGCTTGCTATCTGTGTGGCATCAGTGATAACATTGCTCATAGTTGTCTGCATTTGTGTGTCCAGAAAGAATCGAAGAACCAAAAATCTAGTAAATAGGTCAG AATCcgcaataattttcaataggAACAACTCATATTACGCTCCATCGGCGCAATTAATCATCGAAGAAATTAATCAGAGCTTTGAGGAGAATCAGAAAgcttag
- the LOC133850220 gene encoding zinc metalloproteinase nas-13 has translation MSSLSYILLAFMWSCLNSMQANEMRLTSAQLKYLNSNTLHRNALTWSGYYWPNSTLVYSVGKGMAFADYLLVMNAMADISAKTCIKFRRTHNPKEPQVNLQRTDDGCWSHIGYLGEWQTLNLGKGCMQRGIIQHELLHSLALLHMQNDPRRDRYVRINLANIEEGEQHNFQIYHSDDFQLGYDYASLMHYGAYAFSKNEKPTIVPLKRGVKIGQRIGLSAKDVLKLRIMYC, from the exons ATGTCCAGTTTAAGTTACATCCTGTTAGCTTTCATGTGGAGCTGCTTAAACTCAATGCAGGCGAATGAAATGCGATTGACGTCAGCACAATTAAAGTACTTGAACTCTAATACACTCCATCGCAATGCGTTGACCTGGTCTGGTTACTATTGGCCAAATAGTACGCTTGTTTACAGCGTGGGCAAGGGAATGG cctTTGCGGACTATTTGCTGGTGATGAACGCCATGGCGGATATTTCAGCGAAAACATGCATCAAATTTCGACGCACCCACAATCCCAAGGAGCCGCAAGTGAATCTACAGAGAACGGACGACGGCTGCTGGTCGCACATCGGTTATCTGGGCGAGTGGCAAACTCTAAACTTGGGCAAAGGTTGCATGCAGCGTGGCATCATACAACACGAGCTGCTGCATTCGCTGGCCTTATTGCACATGCAAAACGATCCCAGGCGAGATCGATACGTGCGAATCAACTTGGCAAACATTGAAGAGGGAGAGCAACACAATTTTCAGATATATCACTCTGATGACTTTCAGCTTGGCTATGATTATGCCAGTTTAATGCACTACGGTGCGTATGCGTTCTCCAAGAATGAGAAACCAACCATAGTTCCACTCAAGAGAGGCGTCAAAATAGGTCAACGTATCGGTCTTAGTGCCAAAGATGTGCTGAAGTTGAGAATAATGTATTGTTGA